The following proteins are encoded in a genomic region of Kosakonia oryzae:
- the treB gene encoding PTS trehalose transporter subunit IIBC yields MGKVNQSDIEKLIALVGGRENIATVSHCITRLRFVLNNPAAANPQEIEQLPMVKGCFTNAGQFQVVIGTNVGDYYQALREATGLAHADKEQAKLAARQNMKWHERLISHFAEIFFPLLPALISGGLVLGFRNVIGDVPMSNGQTLAQMFPSLKTVYDFLWLIGEAIFFYLPVGICWSAVRKMGGTPILGIVLGITLVSPQLMNAYLLGSQTPEAWNFGLFTIAKVGYQAQVIPALLAGLMLGVIETRLKRLVPDYLYLVVVPVCSLILAVFLAHAFIGPFGRMIGDGVAYTVRHLMTGSFAPIGAALFGFLYAPLVITGVHQTTLAIDMQMIQSMGGTPVWPLIALSNISQGAAVVGIIIASRKQNEREVSVPAAISAFLGVTEPAMYGINLKYRFPMLCAMVGSGLAGLLCGLNGVMANGIGVGGLPGILSIQPSYWQVYMLAMVIAVVIPVALTSFVYQRKFRQGTLQIV; encoded by the coding sequence ATGGGCAAAGTAAATCAATCAGATATTGAGAAGTTAATCGCACTGGTGGGCGGACGCGAAAACATCGCGACTGTCAGCCACTGTATTACGCGGTTACGCTTCGTGTTGAACAATCCGGCAGCGGCCAACCCGCAAGAGATTGAGCAGTTGCCGATGGTTAAAGGCTGTTTCACCAATGCCGGACAGTTTCAGGTGGTGATCGGCACCAACGTCGGCGACTACTATCAGGCGCTGCGCGAAGCCACCGGTCTGGCGCATGCTGATAAAGAGCAGGCCAAGCTGGCGGCGCGGCAAAATATGAAATGGCATGAGCGCCTGATCTCCCATTTCGCCGAGATCTTTTTCCCGCTGCTCCCGGCGCTGATCAGCGGAGGCCTGGTTCTCGGCTTTCGTAACGTGATCGGCGATGTGCCAATGAGCAATGGCCAGACGCTGGCGCAGATGTTTCCGTCGCTGAAAACGGTCTATGACTTCCTGTGGCTGATTGGCGAGGCGATCTTCTTCTATCTGCCGGTCGGCATCTGCTGGTCAGCGGTGCGCAAAATGGGCGGAACGCCGATCCTCGGGATCGTACTGGGCATCACGCTGGTATCTCCACAGCTGATGAATGCCTATCTGCTGGGTTCGCAAACGCCGGAAGCATGGAATTTCGGCCTGTTTACCATCGCCAAAGTCGGTTATCAGGCGCAGGTTATCCCGGCGCTGCTGGCGGGTCTGATGCTGGGCGTGATTGAAACGCGCTTAAAACGTCTGGTGCCGGATTACCTCTATCTGGTGGTTGTACCGGTCTGTTCGTTAATCCTGGCGGTGTTCCTCGCCCACGCCTTTATCGGCCCGTTCGGCCGCATGATTGGCGATGGTGTGGCGTATACGGTTCGTCATCTGATGACTGGCAGCTTTGCCCCGATTGGCGCGGCGCTGTTTGGTTTTCTCTATGCGCCGCTGGTCATCACTGGCGTACATCAAACCACGCTGGCGATCGATATGCAGATGATCCAGAGCATGGGTGGCACGCCGGTATGGCCGCTGATTGCGCTCTCCAATATCTCTCAGGGGGCGGCAGTGGTCGGTATCATCATCGCCAGCCGTAAACAAAATGAACGCGAGGTCTCCGTGCCTGCCGCCATCTCCGCCTTTCTGGGCGTCACCGAACCCGCGATGTACGGCATTAATCTGAAGTACCGCTTCCCGATGCTGTGCGCCATGGTTGGCTCCGGCTTAGCCGGGCTGCTGTGCGGTCTGAACGGGGTAATGGCGAACGGTATCGGCGTCGGCGGTTTGCCGGGCATTCTCTCCATTCAACCCTCCTACTGGCAGGTCTATATGCTTGCGATGGTCATCGCCGTGGTGATCCCTGTTGCCCTCACTTCCTTTGTTTATCAGCGCAAGTTCCGTCAAGGCACTTTGCAGATTGTGTAA
- the treC gene encoding alpha,alpha-phosphotrehalase, which produces MNTLPHWWQNGVIYQIYPKSFQDSTGSGTGDLRGVIARLDYLQTLGVDAIWLTPFYISPQIDNGYDVANYTAIDPAYGTLEDFDELVAQAHQRGIRLILDMVFNHTSTQHAWFQEAQDPASPYRNFYIWRDSEPDIPPNNWRSKFGGSAWRWHSQSGQYYLHLFAPEQADLNWENPAVRDALKEVCAFWADRGVDGLRLDVINLISKEQDFPDDHDGDGRCFYTDGPRAHEFLQEMSREVFQPRELMTVGEMSSTSLANCKRYGALDGSELSMTFNFHHLKVDYPNGEKWVLARPDYAALKALFRHWQQGMHNVAWNALFWCNHDQPRIASRFGDEGTLRVPAAKMLAMILHGMQGTPYIYQGEEIGMTNPHFSRITDYRDVESHNMFAEQRAAGRDPEELLAILASKSRDNSRTPMQWSARPNAGFTTGEPWIGLCDNYREINVEKSISDPDSVFYTYQKLIRLRKTLPLLTWGDYQDLLPTHQYLWCYRRQWQGETLLVIANLSSTFQPWHPEEMPGDWQVVISNYAEISAKPGDMVLRPFEAVWWRQP; this is translated from the coding sequence ATGAATACCCTTCCCCACTGGTGGCAAAACGGCGTCATTTATCAGATTTACCCAAAAAGTTTTCAGGACTCGACCGGCAGCGGTACCGGTGATTTACGCGGCGTTATCGCCCGCCTCGACTATTTGCAAACCCTGGGTGTGGATGCCATCTGGCTGACACCGTTCTACATTTCCCCACAGATCGATAACGGTTATGACGTAGCGAATTACACCGCTATTGACCCCGCTTACGGTACGCTGGAAGACTTTGACGAACTGGTCGCGCAGGCGCACCAACGCGGAATCCGCCTGATTCTGGATATGGTGTTCAATCACACCTCAACGCAGCACGCCTGGTTTCAGGAGGCGCAGGATCCCGCCAGCCCTTACCGCAATTTTTATATCTGGCGCGACAGCGAACCAGACATCCCGCCAAACAACTGGCGTTCCAAATTCGGCGGCAGCGCATGGCGCTGGCACAGCCAGAGCGGCCAGTACTATTTGCACCTTTTTGCGCCGGAGCAGGCCGATCTCAACTGGGAAAACCCGGCGGTCCGCGACGCATTAAAAGAGGTCTGCGCTTTCTGGGCGGATCGCGGCGTTGACGGTTTACGTCTCGATGTCATCAACTTAATCTCCAAAGAGCAGGATTTCCCCGACGATCACGACGGGGATGGACGATGCTTTTATACTGATGGCCCGCGAGCGCATGAATTTCTGCAGGAGATGAGCCGCGAGGTTTTCCAGCCGCGCGAACTGATGACGGTGGGTGAAATGTCCTCTACCTCACTGGCGAACTGTAAGCGCTATGGCGCGCTGGATGGCAGTGAACTGTCGATGACTTTTAATTTTCACCACCTGAAGGTGGACTACCCCAACGGCGAAAAATGGGTTCTCGCCCGTCCGGATTATGCGGCGCTGAAAGCGCTGTTCCGCCACTGGCAACAAGGGATGCATAACGTTGCATGGAATGCGCTGTTCTGGTGTAACCACGATCAGCCGCGCATTGCATCACGCTTTGGCGATGAAGGCACGCTGCGCGTTCCGGCCGCCAAAATGCTGGCGATGATTTTGCACGGCATGCAGGGCACGCCCTATATCTATCAGGGTGAAGAGATTGGCATGACCAACCCGCACTTTTCCCGCATTACCGATTACCGCGATGTCGAAAGCCACAATATGTTTGCTGAGCAGCGCGCCGCCGGACGCGATCCGGAAGAACTGCTGGCGATTCTGGCCAGTAAATCCCGCGACAACAGCCGTACGCCGATGCAGTGGAGCGCCCGCCCAAATGCCGGCTTCACCACTGGCGAGCCGTGGATTGGCCTGTGCGACAACTACCGTGAAATCAACGTTGAGAAGTCTATCAGCGATCCGGACTCGGTGTTTTATACCTACCAGAAGCTAATCCGTTTGCGTAAAACGCTGCCGCTGCTCACCTGGGGCGATTACCAGGATCTGCTGCCTACACATCAGTACCTGTGGTGCTACCGCCGCCAGTGGCAGGGCGAAACGCTGCTGGTTATTGCAAATCTGAGCAGCACTTTTCAGCCGTGGCATCCGGAAGAGATGCCCGGCGACTGGCAGGTTGTGATCAGCAACTATGCCGAAATCTCCGCAAAACCTGGCGACATGGTGCTTCGTCCGTTCGAAGCTGTGTGGTGGCGACAGCCATAG
- the nrdD gene encoding anaerobic ribonucleoside-triphosphate reductase: MTPHVMKRDGCKVPFKSERIQEAILRAAKAAGVDDADYCATVADVISRQMQDRSQVDISEIQTAVENQLMSGPYKQLARAYIEYRHDRDIAREKRGRLNQDIRGLVEQTNSALLNENANKDSKVIPTQRDLLAGIVAKHYARQHLLPRDVVLAHERGEIHYHDLDYSPFFPMFNCMLIDLKGMLTHGFKMGNAEIEPPKSISTATAVTAQIIAQVASHIYGGTTINRIDEVLAPFVTASFEKHRKVAEEWQIPDADGYAHSRTEKECYDAFQSLEYEVNTLHTANGQTPFVTFGFGLGTSWESRLIQQSILRNRIAGLGKNRKTAVFPKLVFAIRDGLNHKFDDPNYDIKQLALECASKRMYPDILNYDQVVKVTGSFKTPMGCRSFLGVYEENGEQIHDGRNNLGVISLNLPRIALEAKGNEAAFWKLLDSRLELARKALMTRIARLEGVKARVAPILYMEGACGVRLKADDDISSIFKNGRASISLGYIGIHETINALFGNKHIYDSEALRAKGVAIVERLRQAVDQWKEETGYGFSLYSTPSENLCDRFCRLDTAEFGVVDGVTDKGYYTNSFHLDVEKKVNPYDKIDFEAPYPPLASGGFICYGEYPNIQHNLRALEDVWDYSYQHVPYYGTNTPIDECYECGFTGEFECTSKGFTCPKCGNHDAARVSVTRRVCGYLGSPDARPFNAGKQEEVKRRVKHLGNGQLG; the protein is encoded by the coding sequence ATGACACCGCATGTGATGAAACGAGATGGCTGTAAAGTGCCTTTCAAATCAGAGCGCATTCAAGAAGCGATTTTGCGTGCAGCTAAAGCAGCGGGAGTCGATGACGCAGATTATTGCGCCACCGTCGCAGACGTAATCAGTCGTCAAATGCAGGATCGATCGCAGGTTGACATCAGCGAGATCCAGACGGCCGTTGAAAACCAGTTGATGTCCGGGCCGTACAAACAGCTGGCGCGCGCCTATATCGAATATCGCCACGATCGCGATATTGCGCGTGAAAAACGCGGCCGCCTGAACCAGGATATTCGCGGGCTTGTCGAGCAGACCAACTCGGCGCTGCTGAACGAGAACGCCAACAAAGACAGTAAAGTGATCCCGACGCAGCGCGACTTGCTGGCGGGGATTGTAGCCAAACACTATGCCCGTCAGCACTTGCTGCCGCGCGATGTGGTGCTGGCCCACGAACGTGGCGAAATTCATTATCACGATCTGGATTACTCGCCGTTCTTTCCGATGTTCAACTGCATGCTGATCGATCTGAAAGGCATGCTGACGCACGGCTTTAAAATGGGTAACGCGGAGATCGAACCGCCGAAATCGATCTCGACCGCGACCGCCGTCACCGCGCAGATCATCGCTCAGGTCGCCAGCCATATTTACGGCGGCACCACCATTAACCGTATCGATGAAGTGCTGGCGCCGTTTGTCACCGCCAGCTTCGAAAAACATCGCAAGGTAGCAGAAGAGTGGCAGATTCCGGACGCCGACGGCTACGCCCACAGTCGTACCGAGAAAGAGTGTTACGACGCGTTCCAGTCGCTGGAATATGAAGTCAACACGCTGCATACCGCCAACGGTCAGACGCCGTTCGTCACCTTTGGCTTCGGCCTGGGTACCAGCTGGGAATCCCGTCTGATCCAGCAATCTATTCTGCGTAACCGTATTGCCGGTTTGGGTAAAAACCGCAAAACCGCCGTGTTCCCGAAACTGGTGTTCGCCATCCGTGACGGTCTGAATCATAAGTTTGACGATCCGAATTATGACATCAAGCAGCTGGCGCTGGAGTGCGCAAGCAAGCGTATGTATCCGGATATTCTGAACTACGATCAAGTGGTTAAGGTCACCGGCTCGTTCAAAACGCCGATGGGCTGCCGCAGCTTCCTCGGCGTTTATGAAGAGAACGGCGAGCAGATCCACGACGGACGTAACAACCTGGGCGTTATCAGTCTGAACCTGCCGCGCATCGCGCTGGAAGCGAAAGGCAACGAAGCGGCGTTCTGGAAACTGCTCGACAGCCGCCTGGAACTGGCGCGTAAAGCGCTAATGACCCGTATCGCCCGTCTGGAAGGCGTGAAAGCGCGCGTAGCGCCGATCCTTTATATGGAAGGCGCATGCGGCGTACGTCTGAAAGCGGACGATGATATTTCCTCGATTTTCAAAAATGGCCGCGCGTCAATTTCGCTGGGCTATATCGGCATTCACGAAACCATCAACGCGCTCTTCGGCAATAAGCATATTTACGACAGCGAAGCGCTGCGGGCAAAAGGGGTGGCGATTGTTGAACGCCTGCGCCAGGCGGTCGATCAGTGGAAAGAAGAGACCGGCTACGGCTTCAGCCTCTACAGTACGCCGAGCGAGAACCTGTGCGATCGCTTCTGCCGCCTTGATACCGCTGAGTTTGGCGTCGTGGATGGGGTAACCGACAAAGGCTATTACACCAACAGCTTCCACCTCGACGTCGAGAAAAAGGTTAACCCGTACGACAAGATCGATTTCGAAGCGCCGTATCCGCCTTTGGCCAGCGGCGGTTTTATCTGCTACGGCGAGTATCCGAACATTCAGCACAACCTGCGGGCGCTGGAAGATGTCTGGGATTACAGCTATCAGCATGTGCCGTACTACGGCACCAATACGCCCATTGATGAGTGTTATGAGTGCGGTTTTACCGGCGAGTTCGAGTGCACCAGTAAAGGCTTCACCTGCCCGAAATGCGGCAACCACGACGCCGCGCGCGTTTCGGTCACGCGCCGCGTTTGCGGTTATCTTGGCAGCCCGGATGCGCGTCCGTTTAACGCCGGTAAACAGGAAGAAGTTAAACGCCGCGTGAAACACCTCGGTAACGGGCAACTCGGTTAA
- the nrdG gene encoding anaerobic ribonucleoside-triphosphate reductase-activating protein: MNYHQYYPVDIVNGPGTRCTLFVSGCVHECPGCYNKSTWRLNSGVPFTREMEDRIIADLNDTRVKRQGISLSGGDPLHPQNVPDILKLVTRIRAECPGKDIWVWTGYKMDELNAAQLEVVALINVLVDGKFVQDLKDPMLIWRGSSNQVVHHLR, encoded by the coding sequence ATGAATTACCACCAATACTACCCTGTAGACATCGTCAACGGCCCCGGCACCCGCTGCACCCTGTTCGTCTCCGGCTGCGTACACGAATGCCCCGGCTGCTACAACAAAAGCACCTGGCGGCTCAATTCCGGTGTTCCTTTCACGCGGGAGATGGAAGACCGCATCATCGCCGATCTCAACGATACGCGCGTTAAACGCCAGGGCATTTCGCTCTCCGGCGGCGATCCGCTGCATCCGCAGAACGTGCCGGACATTTTAAAGCTGGTCACCCGCATCCGCGCCGAATGCCCAGGCAAAGATATCTGGGTGTGGACCGGTTACAAAATGGATGAACTGAATGCCGCCCAGCTTGAGGTGGTGGCCCTGATCAACGTGCTGGTTGACGGTAAATTCGTTCAGGATCTGAAAGACCCAATGCTGATCTGGCGCGGCAGCAGCAACCAGGTTGTGCATCACTTGCGGTGA
- a CDS encoding type II toxin-antitoxin system RelE family toxin, whose protein sequence is MTYELVFDPRAYREWEKLGETVRAQFKKKLADVLVQPRIEAARPHDFPDCYKIKLRSSGYRLIYQVCDNVVTVFVIAVGKREKATAYRHARKRL, encoded by the coding sequence ATGACCTATGAACTGGTCTTTGATCCGCGGGCATACCGGGAGTGGGAAAAGCTGGGGGAGACAGTAAGAGCGCAATTCAAAAAGAAACTTGCGGACGTTCTGGTTCAACCACGGATTGAGGCTGCCCGACCGCATGACTTTCCGGATTGCTATAAGATCAAACTCAGGTCGTCTGGTTACCGGCTGATTTATCAGGTTTGCGATAACGTTGTGACGGTGTTTGTTATCGCTGTGGGAAAGCGAGAAAAGGCGACCGCTTACCGGCACGCCCGTAAGCGGTTGTAG
- a CDS encoding type II toxin-antitoxin system RelB/DinJ family antitoxin yields MATLNVRLDDNLKEEAWTVLEKLNITPTEAVRMLFQYVAENGRMPIKTVTVSDDEEALLKIVRERLANPQKGIRVNLDDL; encoded by the coding sequence ATGGCCACGCTAAATGTACGACTGGATGACAATCTCAAGGAAGAGGCCTGGACCGTGCTGGAAAAACTCAATATCACGCCGACGGAAGCGGTTCGTATGTTGTTTCAGTATGTGGCGGAAAATGGACGTATGCCGATTAAGACCGTGACGGTGAGCGACGATGAAGAAGCGCTGTTGAAAATCGTCAGGGAGCGGCTGGCAAATCCGCAGAAAGGCATCAGGGTTAATCTGGATGACCTATGA
- a CDS encoding AraC family transcriptional regulator codes for MHFPDQPQMVALLKELAPQEGYNLTALADIRILRSDRPLARTPVLYDPGIVIVCQGSKRGYFGDRLYLYDEQHYLAVSVPVPFVMETEASAAHPLLAIYMHLDFQVAAELLLHIEQQGATHAAAAPQSMMSSPMDGGMRKSVLRLLEALSSPLEASVLGPALVRELYFRVLTGAQGHAMRSALALQGQFGRICKVLRHIHAAYHQPLSLRQLADEAGMSVPTFHSHFKMMTQMPPMQYVKSVRLHQARMLMVRQEMTAAAASYAVGYESPSQFNREFKRLFGLPPAQEVQRMQQSFAVPPPHPASDFISSH; via the coding sequence ATGCATTTCCCCGACCAGCCGCAAATGGTGGCGCTGTTGAAAGAACTGGCTCCGCAGGAGGGCTACAATCTGACGGCGCTCGCGGATATCCGTATTCTGCGATCCGATCGCCCGCTCGCCAGAACGCCCGTTCTCTACGATCCCGGCATTGTCATTGTCTGCCAGGGCAGTAAACGCGGCTATTTCGGCGATCGGCTCTATCTTTATGACGAACAGCATTATCTGGCCGTTTCGGTTCCGGTGCCTTTTGTGATGGAAACTGAGGCTTCTGCCGCTCACCCGTTGCTGGCTATCTATATGCATCTCGATTTTCAGGTCGCGGCGGAGTTGTTACTCCATATTGAGCAGCAGGGAGCTACGCATGCAGCGGCTGCGCCGCAAAGTATGATGTCCAGCCCGATGGACGGCGGGATGCGGAAATCGGTATTGCGGTTGCTGGAGGCGCTAAGCTCCCCGCTGGAGGCGTCGGTCCTTGGGCCAGCGCTGGTGCGCGAGCTCTATTTTCGCGTATTAACCGGCGCGCAGGGGCATGCCATGCGTTCCGCGCTGGCGCTGCAGGGGCAATTCGGCCGAATCTGCAAAGTGCTGCGGCATATTCATGCTGCGTATCATCAACCGCTGAGCCTGAGGCAACTGGCAGACGAGGCGGGGATGAGCGTGCCCACATTTCATAGCCATTTCAAAATGATGACGCAGATGCCGCCGATGCAGTATGTCAAATCAGTGCGGCTGCACCAGGCGCGAATGCTGATGGTTCGCCAGGAGATGACGGCTGCCGCAGCCAGCTATGCGGTGGGGTATGAAAGCCCGTCGCAATTTAATCGCGAGTTCAAACGGTTGTTTGGCCTGCCGCCTGCGCAAGAAGTGCAGAGAATGCAGCAGAGTTTCGCCGTCCCGCCGCCGCATCCGGCTTCTGACTTTATCTCTTCGCACTGA
- a CDS encoding oxidoreductase → MSAEKIVFITGVSSGFGRALAQEALAAGYRVIGTVRNTEAKHAFEALSSGRAYGRILDITDFSAIDNVIAEVQTSVGPIDVLVNNAGYGHEGVMEESSLDALRHQFEVNVFGAVAMMKAVLPGMRQRRRGHIINITSMGGFITMPGITYYCGSKFALEGISDALGKEVRPFGIFVTAVAPGSFRTEWAGRSMIRSPRSIADYDALFDPIRKAREEKSGKQLGDTAKAARAMLAIMQSATPPAHLLLGSDALTLVREKLATLTTEINAWENVTRSTDG, encoded by the coding sequence ATGTCCGCAGAAAAAATTGTTTTTATTACCGGTGTCAGCAGCGGTTTTGGCCGTGCGCTGGCGCAGGAAGCGCTGGCCGCAGGCTATCGCGTGATCGGTACAGTGCGCAATACGGAGGCAAAACACGCGTTTGAGGCGCTGTCATCCGGCCGCGCTTACGGGCGCATCCTGGATATCACGGATTTCTCCGCGATCGACAATGTCATTGCCGAAGTGCAAACCAGCGTCGGGCCAATTGATGTGCTGGTGAATAACGCGGGTTACGGTCATGAAGGAGTGATGGAGGAGTCATCGCTGGACGCCCTGCGCCACCAGTTTGAGGTTAACGTGTTCGGCGCCGTCGCCATGATGAAAGCGGTGCTTCCGGGCATGCGCCAACGGCGTCGCGGGCACATCATCAACATCACCTCAATGGGGGGATTTATTACTATGCCGGGCATTACTTACTACTGCGGCAGCAAGTTTGCACTGGAGGGGATTTCCGACGCGCTGGGCAAAGAGGTGCGGCCGTTTGGCATTTTTGTTACCGCCGTCGCGCCCGGTTCGTTTCGTACTGAATGGGCGGGCCGTTCGATGATCCGCTCGCCCCGCTCGATTGCCGATTACGATGCGCTTTTCGATCCTATTCGCAAAGCGCGCGAGGAGAAAAGCGGCAAGCAACTGGGCGATACAGCAAAAGCCGCCCGCGCGATGCTGGCCATTATGCAAAGCGCTACGCCGCCCGCCCATCTGCTGTTAGGTAGTGATGCGCTCACGCTGGTACGGGAGAAACTGGCGACGCTAACAACAGAAATCAACGCCTGGGAGAACGTGACGCGTTCCACCGACGGTTAG
- a CDS encoding BglG family transcription antiterminator, whose amino-acid sequence MRFPNQRLAQLFMMLQNETLPQDELAQRLSVSTRTVRADITALNALLEHHGAQFILTRGSGYQLKIDDATRYQTLQASRPRALRIPRSGPERVHYLVVRFLTSAFSLKLEDLADEWFVSRATLQNDMTEVREWFSRYRLTLETRPRHGMKLFGSEMALRACLTDLLFELAQQNAHNPLITEEALNPGVPEALAAILHDCFSRYNIRLTDEGDLFIRLYCAVAVRRISEGYPLSEFTAEDGDENVRDAARAISAALQQLAGKPLAASEEHWLRVHIAGRRVQEIAPSAISADDDETLVNYILGYINTHYNYNLQNDDQLHADLLTHIKTMITRVRYQIMIPNPLLDNIKQHYPMAWDMTLAAVSSWGKYTPYVISENEIGFLVLHIGVGLERHYNIGYQRQPRVLLVCDAGNAMVRMIEAVLARKYPQIVVSRTVTLRDYEQCDGIAEDFVISTARISEKDKPIVTIAPFPTDYQLEQIGKLVLVDRTRPWMLEKYFDATHFRIIDGAMDQQTLFKTLCDQLQDEGFVGAEFVDSVVEREAIVSTMLGEGIALPHALGLLAKKTVVYTVLAPKGIQWGEEIAHVIFLLAISKSEYEEAMAIYDIFVTFLRERAASRLCDCANFAAFHSVAMECVSRF is encoded by the coding sequence GTGCGATTCCCGAACCAACGTTTAGCGCAGCTGTTTATGATGTTGCAAAACGAGACACTGCCGCAGGATGAACTGGCACAAAGGCTGTCGGTCTCCACGCGTACCGTTCGGGCCGATATCACCGCCTTAAATGCGCTGCTGGAGCACCACGGCGCACAGTTTATTTTGACGCGCGGCAGCGGTTATCAACTGAAGATCGATGACGCTACGCGTTACCAGACACTACAGGCCTCCCGACCGCGCGCGCTGCGCATTCCCCGCAGCGGCCCGGAGCGCGTGCACTACCTGGTGGTGCGGTTTCTGACCTCGGCTTTTTCCCTGAAGCTGGAAGATCTGGCGGATGAGTGGTTTGTCAGCCGCGCCACGCTGCAAAACGACATGACCGAAGTGCGCGAGTGGTTTTCCCGTTATCGCCTGACGCTGGAAACCCGCCCGCGCCACGGCATGAAGCTGTTTGGCAGCGAGATGGCGCTGCGCGCCTGTCTGACGGATCTGCTGTTTGAACTGGCGCAGCAGAACGCCCACAACCCGCTGATCACCGAAGAGGCGCTCAATCCTGGCGTGCCGGAAGCGCTGGCTGCCATTCTGCATGACTGCTTTAGCCGCTATAACATTCGGCTGACTGATGAGGGTGATCTGTTTATCCGCCTCTATTGTGCAGTCGCGGTGCGGCGTATCAGCGAAGGGTATCCGCTCTCGGAATTTACCGCCGAAGATGGCGATGAGAACGTGCGCGATGCGGCGCGCGCCATTTCTGCCGCGCTACAGCAACTGGCGGGAAAACCGCTGGCGGCGTCGGAAGAGCACTGGCTGCGGGTGCATATTGCCGGGCGGCGCGTGCAGGAGATTGCGCCGAGCGCCATCAGCGCCGACGACGACGAAACGCTGGTGAACTACATCCTTGGCTATATCAACACGCACTATAACTACAATCTGCAAAATGACGATCAACTGCATGCCGATTTACTGACGCACATTAAAACCATGATCACCCGCGTACGTTACCAGATCATGATCCCTAATCCGTTGCTGGATAACATCAAACAGCATTATCCGATGGCCTGGGATATGACGCTGGCAGCGGTATCCAGTTGGGGAAAATATACGCCGTATGTCATCAGCGAAAACGAAATTGGCTTCCTGGTACTGCATATTGGTGTAGGGCTTGAGCGCCACTACAACATTGGCTACCAGCGCCAGCCGCGCGTGCTGCTGGTGTGCGATGCCGGGAATGCGATGGTGCGGATGATTGAAGCGGTGCTGGCACGCAAATATCCGCAAATTGTTGTCTCCCGTACCGTGACGCTGCGCGACTACGAGCAGTGCGACGGTATTGCGGAAGATTTTGTCATTTCCACCGCGCGGATCAGCGAGAAAGACAAACCGATTGTCACCATCGCGCCTTTTCCCACCGATTATCAACTGGAGCAGATTGGCAAACTGGTGCTGGTGGACAGAACGCGCCCGTGGATGCTGGAAAAGTATTTTGATGCCACGCACTTCCGCATTATCGACGGCGCGATGGATCAGCAGACGCTGTTTAAAACCCTTTGCGATCAGCTTCAGGATGAAGGTTTTGTCGGCGCAGAGTTTGTGGATTCTGTGGTGGAGCGTGAGGCGATTGTCAGCACCATGCTCGGCGAAGGCATCGCGTTACCGCATGCGCTGGGGCTGCTGGCGAAAAAAACCGTTGTCTATACCGTGCTCGCACCAAAAGGCATTCAGTGGGGCGAGGAGATCGCGCATGTCATCTTCCTGCTGGCGATCAGTAAAAGCGAGTATGAAGAGGCGATGGCGATCTACGATATTTTTGTCACCTTCCTGCGCGAGCGTGCAGCCTCAAGGCTTTGCGATTGCGCCAATTTCGCCGCCTTCCACAGTGTGGCGATGGAGTGTGTCAGCCGGTTTTGA